The stretch of DNA GTTTAAAACTCCATTTGTTAAAGATGGATATTCTATCTTGAAGGGTAACATCGGTAAAGTTATCGCCATTTTTATCAATAGGGTTAGAGTAATTAAAATAGTTAATACCCAAAACGGTACTCGATTTTTTCAAATCTACTTTTGCAGAAACATCAGTATTTACTTCTAACCAACTGGTGGTAAAAACATCAAACGAAAAGTTGGGCGATTTTTCAGGAGTTTTTGTAATAACATTTATTAACCCTCCAACAGCTTCCGAACCATATAAGGTAGAAGCTGGTCCTTTTACAACTTCCATTTGCTCAATCATGCTGTTTGGGATTCCATTGAGTCCATAAACTGAAGCTAATCCACCAATAATTGGCATACCATCAATGGTTACCATGGTGTACGGACCTTCCATTCCGTTAATGTGTACATCGCCAGTATTGCAAACACTACAATTTAGTTGAGGACGAACACCATTAACAATTTGTAAAGATTCAAAAAGGGCTGGTGTTGGATTTTTTTTGAAATAAACAGGAGTAAATACTTCTATCGGTGCTGCAGATTCAACAAGTTTTACCTCACTTAATGTACCAGATATGACTACTTCATCCAATTTATGATCCATTTTCTCCATACTTGCATCAATATTGATGGTTGAATTTGGTTTTACTTCAATACTTTTTTTATAATTTTTAAATCCAATTGCGGAAACCTGGAGGGTATATTTTCCTGAAGGGATGTTCTCTAATTTAAATTTACCGTTTTCGTCACTTGCTGTTCCAAATGATGTGCCTATTATTCCAATATTTGCATACGGAACGGCTTCTTTTTCAACTTTTATTATTCCAGAAACAGAACCTTTTGTTTGAGCAAAAAGAATGTTTGGTAAAAATGCCATTAAAACTAAAAATCTCATCTTATTTTTATTTAGACTAATTATAAATAACTATGCAATATTCTATAAATAAAGGGAATTACTCAATACCGTTTTTGCGGTATTTTTATTTTTCAACAAAACTAAACATAATTTTAGACATGTCTAAATTAATATTTTATATATGTTAAAAAATAGAATTACCTTTGCCTAAATTCTAATTTTATGAATTCTCTTGCGGAAGAAAATTATTTAAAAGCCTTATATAAACTTGGTGGTAAAACTAATGAGGTTCAAACTAACGCACTGGCAGATGAGTTAAGTACAAAAGCATCATCGGTTACTGATATGATGAAAAAATTATCAGATAAAAAATTGGTGAATTACGAACCCTATAAAGGAGTTTCATTAACAAACAATGGGAGCGAAATTGCTTTATCTGTAATCCGAAAACACCGCTTGTGGGAAGTTTTTTTAGTTGATAAGTTGGCTTTTAAGTGGGATGAAGTGCACGAAATTGCAGAACAATTAGAACATATACAGAGTGAAGATTTAATTGAAAAACTAGACGAGTTCCTTGATTATCCTAAATTTGATCCTCATGGTGATCCAATTCCAGATAAAGACGGAAAAATTCAACAATATTTCAAACTTACACTATCTCAATTAGATAAAAAAGATAGGGCTATAGTTGTTGGAGTAAAAGAACACTCCAAATCGTATTTAAATTATTTAGATGAATTAGGACTTGGTTTGGGTGCAGAAATAGATGTTGAAGATAAGGTTGAGTTTGATTCTTCGATGAAAATTTCTATTAACAAACAAACTCCAATAACTGTATCGAATCAGACTACAAAAAACTTATACATAAAAAAAATTAACTAATGTTAGACGAATTAAAAGCATTTTTTGAGACCATTGAAAGTCCAGTAAATCAAGCATTGTTAGCTTCTTTATTTACGTGGGGTTTAACAGCTTTAGGGGCATCTTTTGTTTTTTTCTTTAAAACAGTTAATAGAGCTGTTTTTGATGGAATGTTAGGTTTTACAGGCGGAGTAATGATTGCTGCAAGTTATTGGTCGCTATTAGCGCCATCTATAGAAATGGCAGAAAGCTCAGGTGTTATACCTTGGTTGCCTGCTGCTGTTGGTTTTTCGGCGGGAGCATTGTTTTTATTTGCTTTAGATAAAGTAATGCCCCATTTGCACATTAATTTTAAAAAGGATGAAACCGAAGGTATAAAAACCGAATGGCATCGTTCTACACTTTTGGTTTTAGCCATTACATTACATAATATACCCGAAGGTTTGGCAGTGGGTGTTTTGTTTGGAGGTGCTGCTGTTGGTTTTGAGGGTGCTACTTTAGGAGGAGCAATAGCTCTTGCCATTGGTATTGGCATTCAAAATTTTCCTGAAGGAATTGCTGTTTCAATGCCGTTGCGTCGACAAGGTTTGTCTCGATGGAAAAGTTTTAATTACGGACAACTTTCGGCAATTGTAGAGCCTGTTGCTGCAGTTTTGGGTGCTTGGGCAGTAATGACTTTTCAGCCCATATTACCTTATGCTTTGGCATTTGCAGCAGGGGCTATGATTTATGTGGTTATTGAAGAGGTTGTTCCTGAAACACAACGGGATAGGTTTACTGATGTAGCAACCTTAGGTTTTATTGGAGGATTTCTTGTTATGATGATATTGGATGTTGCTCTAGGATAACACTAAAAATCATAATTTTGTATGGTGTCGAATCAGGTAAACATAAAAAATAAACGAGCGAGTTTTGAGTACGAGTTTTTAGAAACTTTTACCGCTGGTATTCAATTAACGGGCACCGAAATTAAAAGTATTCGGGCGGGGAAAGCAAGTATAATTGAGGGTTATTGTTTTTTGAAAGATGGCGAACTGTTTATTAAAAACATGTATATTGCTGAATACGACAAAGGAACTTACAACAATCACGACCCTAAACGTGACCGAAAACTGTTGTTAAACAGAAGTGAATTGGATAAGCTTTCAAAAAAAAAGAAAGATGTTGGGTTAACGATTATTCCATTAAAAGTGTTTATCAGTAAAAATGGTTTTGCAAAAATGGATATTGCTTTAGCAAAAGGTAAAAAACTGCACGATAAACGTGAAGATTTAAAAGGGAAAGATGCCCAACGAGAAATGGACAGAGCTATGAAGCACTAGTCTTCGGTATAAACACTTTTAATTTCCAAACCCAAAGCTTCCGAAGCTTTTTTAATAAGTTCGTTAATCCATTTATCCCAAACAACATCTGGTAAGCAAGCCTCGACCAATAAACCTGTAAAAGTTATGGTAGCTTTAATGTAAACTTCATCAGTTTCCTTTCCAAGCCAAAAAAAAGCACCTGTTTTTTCAACGCCAATCCAGCCAGGCATTAATTCAAATGCCCCAACAAGATCTTTCCAATCTTCTTCGTGCATATCATACCTGATGTTTAAAGTAATTTCTTGGTCGTTTATTTCTAAATTCATACTATAATATTAAACAATCATGAATTACAGGTATCTATATGAAAAATCATCATTTAATATAATAAACTCAAAGTGGGTAATTTTTGAACGAGATTATATAAATTATAGAAACGGATAAAAAAGTAAGATTTAAGAAAAAAAAAATGGAATTTACTTTTATAATATACCTCCTGAGTTTTGATCAGCTTGGTGACCATCTCCAAATGTGCGTGTTGTAGCAAGGTTTTGATTAGTTTCATGTCCATCTCCAAATGTTCTATCAGTAGCACTTCCTCCAATTATTTTTGATGCTTCTTTTTCATTTAGAATTTCAATTTTAGAATTGATTTTTGTATTATCTTTTTTAAATATTTTAAACATTTTTTTAAATTTAAAGTGGTTAAGATTTTCAAAAGTATGAATTTTATTAGAAGTGAAAGGATTTTTTAATTAAAGGAATATTATTCTCTCAGAGAGAGTTTTTTATCCATCTTAGTGTTAAGGCTATCTAAAAAAATACCATTAGGCATTTGTGAAAAACAATTTTCATTTCCAGATAAAAAATAAAACAGTATGATTAGAAAGATTTGGATTAGTTTTTTCATATCTTTACTCCAATTACACAAACATCATCCACTTGTTCGTAATTCCCTTTCCATTCGGTAAAGTGTTTGTTTAAAAAAACACTTTGCTCTTGCATAGGATAACGACTAATAGTCAAAAGCAATTCTTTAAATGGTTTGTACATAAATTTTTTACCCTTTGAACCACCAAACTGGTCGGCAAAGCCGTCGGTAAACAAATAAATGGTGTCATTTTTTTGTAGTTGTAGTTGGTGTGAGGTAAAAGGCTTTTTCTTAAAATAATTTCCAATGGGTTGACGGTCACCTTTAATTTCTATCAGCTCATTATTTCTAATGAGGTAAAGTGAATTATTAGCACCAGCATATTCTAACTGTAATGTTTTGGGATTAAAATTACAGAGCGTAATATCCATTCCATCTCTAACTTCGTTCACGCTTTTTTCAAATGTTTCTTCCACCAATAAAGATACCTTGTCGAGTATTGCAGCAGGTTTTGTAAGATTAAATTCACGAACAGCTCTGTTTAAGGCATTGTTACAAACCACACTAACCATAGCTCCAGGAACGCCATGTCCGGTACAATCGGCAGCGGCGAATAGAATTTGTTGTGGGAGTTGGGTGGTGAGAGGTGAGTTTTCACTACTCACCATACTTAATTCTTCATTATTTATTTTTTCCAACCAATAAAAATCTCCTGCAACAATATCTTTTGGAAGATAAAAAATAAAGCTTTGTGGTAAATAACTTTCAAAAGCTGATTCAGGAGGTAAAATGGCATTTTGAATACGTTTTGCATAAGTAATGCTAGAGGTAATCTCCTTGTTTTTTTCTTCAACAATGGTTTTCTGAAGTTTTATCTCGCTATTTAATTTTTTAACTCGAAAAAATATAACAAACACAAATATGACAAGAAGTACACAGATGATAATTACGAACAGTAATGTAGTAATTTTTGATTTTGCCTCAACATTAATTAATTGTTCTTTTTTTAGCGATAAATCTTTTTCGGCAATTAACTTTTCTTTTTCGGTTAATTGTATTTGCGATTCGTATTCGTTTATTTTATTAATCTTTTCTAAATTGAATATTTCGTTTTTTATTTCGTCGTTAATTTTTTTTGTTAAAAATGCATTTTTGTAATCACCTTTTTGTTCATACATAATGATCAATTGATCGTAAGCTTCGTTGAGCTCAAATATTAGGTGGTGTTTTTTCGATAGGGCTATACTTTGATTTAAAAATCGTTCGGCTGAGGTGTATTCTTTCAAATTAATATAAGCCTCGGCAATTAACATTAAAATAGTTGCCCTACTATCTGTCATGTTTTCTTCTTCGGCAAGTTTTAATGCTTTTTGGTAATTGATTATGGCATTAATATTTTTGTTGGTTTTCGAGTAGTAGTTACCAAAATTTTGGTAGAGGTAATACTTGCTGTTGTTGGTCATTTTAGTTTCGTAACCAAACAATTTGTTTAGAGTTACATAGGCAGAATCAAATAGGTTGAAACTGTTGTATGCGTGAGATAGGTTTGTTAAAACTCTTATTTGTCCATCAATATTATCTGCTTTTAC from Flavobacteriales bacterium encodes:
- a CDS encoding SpoIIE family protein phosphatase, with translation MGLKNIFTLLVLTISFQCWATDFETEIKQADLVYNSNPDSSFYLYTQLEKKLVAENADKDKIYKVKTNILKYLILKARFDEAIEILQTVIPYYEKTNNFNELGYCSSLRSVIGTKINDVENAIKYANIAYNYYVKADNIDGQIRVLTNLSHAYNSFNLFDSAYVTLNKLFGYETKMTNNSKYYLYQNFGNYYSKTNKNINAIINYQKALKLAEEENMTDSRATILMLIAEAYINLKEYTSAERFLNQSIALSKKHHLIFELNEAYDQLIIMYEQKGDYKNAFLTKKINDEIKNEIFNLEKINKINEYESQIQLTEKEKLIAEKDLSLKKEQLINVEAKSKITTLLFVIIICVLLVIFVFVIFFRVKKLNSEIKLQKTIVEEKNKEITSSITYAKRIQNAILPPESAFESYLPQSFIFYLPKDIVAGDFYWLEKINNEELSMVSSENSPLTTQLPQQILFAAADCTGHGVPGAMVSVVCNNALNRAVREFNLTKPAAILDKVSLLVEETFEKSVNEVRDGMDITLCNFNPKTLQLEYAGANNSLYLIRNNELIEIKGDRQPIGNYFKKKPFTSHQLQLQKNDTIYLFTDGFADQFGGSKGKKFMYKPFKELLLTISRYPMQEQSVFLNKHFTEWKGNYEQVDDVCVIGVKI
- a CDS encoding metal-dependent transcriptional regulator, which produces MNSLAEENYLKALYKLGGKTNEVQTNALADELSTKASSVTDMMKKLSDKKLVNYEPYKGVSLTNNGSEIALSVIRKHRLWEVFLVDKLAFKWDEVHEIAEQLEHIQSEDLIEKLDEFLDYPKFDPHGDPIPDKDGKIQQYFKLTLSQLDKKDRAIVVGVKEHSKSYLNYLDELGLGLGAEIDVEDKVEFDSSMKISINKQTPITVSNQTTKNLYIKKIN
- the smpB gene encoding SsrA-binding protein SmpB — protein: MVSNQVNIKNKRASFEYEFLETFTAGIQLTGTEIKSIRAGKASIIEGYCFLKDGELFIKNMYIAEYDKGTYNNHDPKRDRKLLLNRSELDKLSKKKKDVGLTIIPLKVFISKNGFAKMDIALAKGKKLHDKREDLKGKDAQREMDRAMKH
- a CDS encoding ZIP family metal transporter; the encoded protein is MLDELKAFFETIESPVNQALLASLFTWGLTALGASFVFFFKTVNRAVFDGMLGFTGGVMIAASYWSLLAPSIEMAESSGVIPWLPAAVGFSAGALFLFALDKVMPHLHINFKKDETEGIKTEWHRSTLLVLAITLHNIPEGLAVGVLFGGAAVGFEGATLGGAIALAIGIGIQNFPEGIAVSMPLRRQGLSRWKSFNYGQLSAIVEPVAAVLGAWAVMTFQPILPYALAFAAGAMIYVVIEEVVPETQRDRFTDVATLGFIGGFLVMMILDVALG